Proteins from a single region of Hydra vulgaris chromosome 12, alternate assembly HydraT2T_AEP:
- the LOC136088599 gene encoding uncharacterized protein LOC136088599 isoform X3 — protein MIENNVHQDLEDVTILKEVPLKAFIKEQIASKKIELAKRREILDLEVLKQLRVEEDEIALKELKIRKESIKKQIAKRKAILGPSKDIEAKNLTRQDFDAYRRSHPGPKSRAAFRVWKENGADRPGFTPYPRRVRGRDRGGSTVVNNFSYTF, from the exons ATGATCGAAAATAACGTGCACCAAGATTTGGAAGATGTAAcga ttttaaaagaagttcctttaaaag catttatcAAAGAGCAAATAG ctagcaaaaaaatagaattag ctaaaaGGCGTGAGATTCTtg acCTCGAAGTACTCAAGCAATTGC GAGTGGAAGAGGACGAAATAG ctttaaaagagttaaaaataagaaaag aatCGATTAAAAAGCAGATAG ctaaaagaAAAGCAATTCTtg GACCTTCAAAAGATATTGAAGCAAAAA ATTTAACTCGTCAAGATTTTGATGCCTATCGGCGAAGCCACCCTGGGCCCAAATCGAGGGCCGCTTTTAGGGTGTGGAAAGAAAATGGGGCGGACCGGCCAGGATTTACACCATACCCGCGCCGTGTTCGCGGTCGTGATCGTGGTGGAAGCACCGTTGTCAACAATTTTTCGTACACCTTTTAG
- the LOC136088599 gene encoding uncharacterized protein LOC136088599 isoform X1, giving the protein MIENNVHQDLEDVTILKEVPLKAFIKEQIASKKIELAKRREILDLEVLKQLRVEEDEIALKELKIRKESIKKQIAKRKAILEFAENKIVSGPSKDIEAKNLTRQDFDAYRRSHPGPKSRAAFRVWKENGADRPGFTPYPRRVRGRDRGGSTVVNNFSYTF; this is encoded by the exons ATGATCGAAAATAACGTGCACCAAGATTTGGAAGATGTAAcga ttttaaaagaagttcctttaaaag catttatcAAAGAGCAAATAG ctagcaaaaaaatagaattag ctaaaaGGCGTGAGATTCTtg acCTCGAAGTACTCAAGCAATTGC GAGTGGAAGAGGACGAAATAG ctttaaaagagttaaaaataagaaaag aatCGATTAAAAAGCAGATAG ctaaaagaAAAGCAATTCTtg AATTTGCAgagaataaaattgtttcag GACCTTCAAAAGATATTGAAGCAAAAA ATTTAACTCGTCAAGATTTTGATGCCTATCGGCGAAGCCACCCTGGGCCCAAATCGAGGGCCGCTTTTAGGGTGTGGAAAGAAAATGGGGCGGACCGGCCAGGATTTACACCATACCCGCGCCGTGTTCGCGGTCGTGATCGTGGTGGAAGCACCGTTGTCAACAATTTTTCGTACACCTTTTAG
- the LOC136088599 gene encoding uncharacterized protein LOC136088599 isoform X2, with amino-acid sequence MIENNVHQDLEDVTTFIKEQIASKKIELAKRREILDLEVLKQLRVEEDEIALKELKIRKESIKKQIAKRKAILEFAENKIVSGPSKDIEAKNLTRQDFDAYRRSHPGPKSRAAFRVWKENGADRPGFTPYPRRVRGRDRGGSTVVNNFSYTF; translated from the exons ATGATCGAAAATAACGTGCACCAAGATTTGGAAGATGTAAcga catttatcAAAGAGCAAATAG ctagcaaaaaaatagaattag ctaaaaGGCGTGAGATTCTtg acCTCGAAGTACTCAAGCAATTGC GAGTGGAAGAGGACGAAATAG ctttaaaagagttaaaaataagaaaag aatCGATTAAAAAGCAGATAG ctaaaagaAAAGCAATTCTtg AATTTGCAgagaataaaattgtttcag GACCTTCAAAAGATATTGAAGCAAAAA ATTTAACTCGTCAAGATTTTGATGCCTATCGGCGAAGCCACCCTGGGCCCAAATCGAGGGCCGCTTTTAGGGTGTGGAAAGAAAATGGGGCGGACCGGCCAGGATTTACACCATACCCGCGCCGTGTTCGCGGTCGTGATCGTGGTGGAAGCACCGTTGTCAACAATTTTTCGTACACCTTTTAG
- the LOC136088599 gene encoding uncharacterized protein LOC136088599 isoform X4, with product MLLFSALDVAEQSCAANDEDKEYAKDLEVLKQLRVEEDEIALKELKIRKESIKKQIAKRKAILEFAENKIVSGPSKDIEAKNLTRQDFDAYRRSHPGPKSRAAFRVWKENGADRPGFTPYPRRVRGRDRGGSTVVNNFSYTF from the exons ATGTTGCTGTTTTCAGCTTTAGATGTTGCTGAGCAAAGTTGTGCTG ctaATGATGAAGATAAAGAATATGCTAAAG acCTCGAAGTACTCAAGCAATTGC GAGTGGAAGAGGACGAAATAG ctttaaaagagttaaaaataagaaaag aatCGATTAAAAAGCAGATAG ctaaaagaAAAGCAATTCTtg AATTTGCAgagaataaaattgtttcag GACCTTCAAAAGATATTGAAGCAAAAA ATTTAACTCGTCAAGATTTTGATGCCTATCGGCGAAGCCACCCTGGGCCCAAATCGAGGGCCGCTTTTAGGGTGTGGAAAGAAAATGGGGCGGACCGGCCAGGATTTACACCATACCCGCGCCGTGTTCGCGGTCGTGATCGTGGTGGAAGCACCGTTGTCAACAATTTTTCGTACACCTTTTAG
- the LOC136088599 gene encoding uncharacterized protein LOC136088599 isoform X5 has protein sequence MLLFSALDVAEQSCAANDEDKEYAKGVEEDEIALKELKIRKESIKKQIAKRKAILEFAENKIVSGPSKDIEAKNLTRQDFDAYRRSHPGPKSRAAFRVWKENGADRPGFTPYPRRVRGRDRGGSTVVNNFSYTF, from the exons ATGTTGCTGTTTTCAGCTTTAGATGTTGCTGAGCAAAGTTGTGCTG ctaATGATGAAGATAAAGAATATGCTAAAG GAGTGGAAGAGGACGAAATAG ctttaaaagagttaaaaataagaaaag aatCGATTAAAAAGCAGATAG ctaaaagaAAAGCAATTCTtg AATTTGCAgagaataaaattgtttcag GACCTTCAAAAGATATTGAAGCAAAAA ATTTAACTCGTCAAGATTTTGATGCCTATCGGCGAAGCCACCCTGGGCCCAAATCGAGGGCCGCTTTTAGGGTGTGGAAAGAAAATGGGGCGGACCGGCCAGGATTTACACCATACCCGCGCCGTGTTCGCGGTCGTGATCGTGGTGGAAGCACCGTTGTCAACAATTTTTCGTACACCTTTTAG
- the LOC136088599 gene encoding uncharacterized protein LOC136088599 isoform X6: MIENNVHQDLEDVTNLEVLKQLRVEEDEIALKELKIRKESIKKQIAKRKAILEFAENKIVSGPSKDIEAKNLTRQDFDAYRRSHPGPKSRAAFRVWKENGADRPGFTPYPRRVRGRDRGGSTVVNNFSYTF, from the exons ATGATCGAAAATAACGTGCACCAAGATTTGGAAGATGTAAcga acCTCGAAGTACTCAAGCAATTGC GAGTGGAAGAGGACGAAATAG ctttaaaagagttaaaaataagaaaag aatCGATTAAAAAGCAGATAG ctaaaagaAAAGCAATTCTtg AATTTGCAgagaataaaattgtttcag GACCTTCAAAAGATATTGAAGCAAAAA ATTTAACTCGTCAAGATTTTGATGCCTATCGGCGAAGCCACCCTGGGCCCAAATCGAGGGCCGCTTTTAGGGTGTGGAAAGAAAATGGGGCGGACCGGCCAGGATTTACACCATACCCGCGCCGTGTTCGCGGTCGTGATCGTGGTGGAAGCACCGTTGTCAACAATTTTTCGTACACCTTTTAG